TACTATTAGACTAGTAATACTTTTGATTGACATCCACCAAGCTTAAATTCTGTTCATAATATATGTTTGAGATTTTGAGTCAGTGTTTTAGACTAGTAATACTTTTGATTGACATCCACCAAGCTTCAAACCACCTCTGGCTTATCCTGATAAATATAGATAATTATGCTTATTGTAGGAGGAATAGTTGCTATAGCAAGTTTAGCCTTACCTATTGTTGCCACTATTGGTTGTTTGGGGTATATTTCATAAAGCTTCTGTTTCATTTTCATATCCATTTTTTCAGAGGAGAAAGTATCCTTGCATAAATGGTACGATATATTTATGTATCCTGTTCAACATTAAGAGTGGGGTTTTAGATGTGGCATATAGTTACTGTGATAGTTTATGCTTACCCCAATCAGAaaaatgaccaaatttgatCCTCTGTTTATACTATCATTATTCACTTTTCCCTCAGATATCAGGAGAGTTTTCAAATGTTCAAGCTGCAATATATAATGCAACCGGTAGACTGCGAGATAATCTTTTTGTTAGTACACAAAACAGTGGCGGAGCGAGGAGCCTTTCCTCTGTTCTATCTGGAGGCAAACCAACTGTTGCTGTTTCTCTTAGTCTCAATAGACATTCTTTGCCAGGATTACAGGCACCACAGGTATATTGCTTTCTCTCTGCTTGCTGGTTTTCCTTTCCAAGTTTTCCCtatcaactaattaaatttgGCGGCAGACAGTGGCTGGGATCAATTCCAGAGTCACCAATGGTGTTAGTCGGGGATTGACTTCTCAAAAAGGTGGCTTAGAACTTGTCAGGTTGGTGATGTGCAAAATAAATTACACTTGTTTTAATGGAGATTGATGATTTTATGAGAAGCAAACTTTAGGCTTTCTTAGGACTACAGGATCAAAGATTTGGATAACTAGGAATGCTACTTATGATTTAGTGTAACCAGTGTTGATTTTTGTGGCATACTAACTTGGTCAGATCTCATGTGTGCATTGCTTGTTTGCACCAAACTCATATTGTCACATTTTCTTGCAGAGAATTATTTCTGTTGTACCACTTACTCTGCTTTTTGGTGGAAAATCATTACACTTGGCTGGCATCTTTTGTTTTATTCAATATTGACCTTCTTGGGATCATTGTTTATTTGCTATTATTTGGAGCCCTAACATTGAATGAAGTCTTGAGACTACTATGACATGGTTTCTGATGTCAACAAGGCTTGGCTCACCTAGTTAACTTTCCACCCCATGACAATTGCATAACCTGGGTTCGTATCCAGGAGTCTCCTATGGTCCTATTAGTAAACAATATGTAATCCCCACTAAATTCTTCAACACCCCAAAAACCTGACTAAAAAAGGTTGTTTCTGAATGAGCAGTGGAAACAGTTTCTCAAGCATATTATTAGATGTCACAAAGTGTTGAGttcttattattactctttttgGTCTGCAGTGGGAGTAAAACTGCCATTGTTACTAATACAACTGTGCAAATTGCGGTTCCTGATGATGTTATTGGCTCTGTATATGGGGAAAATGGCAGCAATCTGGCTCGCCTGAGACAGGTACACAATCTCGAATGAGTTTATGAACATATACTTTGTTTAGTTGCTTAAGTGCTCCTCGCATTAATCTTTTTTGTGATCTTGCTTGTGTGTTCACTAATATAATTCCATAATTGGTTTATTTGTTCACATGTCTGTTACTAGAAATTAAATGTGCGATGATGCTAAAATTACTTGATATTTTGGAAGCACTACATTATCTAGTGCTTCTGTATTGTTTTTTGGATGTGGTATTGCTATGATGAACAATGGgactttttacaaaaatattgtgGAAGACTCTATTATCCCCCTTTTTTAACATTGTTCTGTTTATGCTGTCAGATATCAGGGGCAAAGGTTATTGTCCACGAACCTCGTCCTGGAACAAGTGACAGGACTATTATCATATCCGGTACACCCGATGAAACTCGAGCAGCACAGAGCCTTCTCCAAGCATTTATTCTCGCTGGATCATCGTGACAATATCCCCTCACTGATGACCCATTAATTCTCAACtagtttttaccttttttaaaaatccTTATTGTCCTACCTGAAAGCATGTACAATATAGGAAAATATCCACACCATTTGCCATTCCCTGCTAGTAATCTTGGTGTCTACTGTCACTCTAATGTGTCATTGTcactcttatttaattaaatttcataaaatttctattacaaaatagattgtttttaacaaaaagttatttaaatgtGGATGACAATAGACATATAAGAGTTGCAATAGACATTCCCTTAATGGACCGGTAAATCAATTCACACCATAGGTTGTTCGATGGGAACGACAGTGTACTTATTTAACAATAGTCACTTGATTCTTTTGGATAATACTGTAATAGCAAGTTAAATTCATCAGATTTAGCATTTTTGTTACCAGTTAGTTCCTTTTTGAATATCACCCTGTTACGCATGACATTCTTAATTCAACTACTGGTGTGGTTCTATTTCATATGATTTTAGGTGAACTCGCGTTACGTCTCATTTTATTGTCCGTCATtgtgaaacacttgagaaatAGTTTGATAAGCAATCCCGCCCAATTTGCTGAAGTAAAAGCGTGTTAACATTTGATAATGCATAATTTCAATGGTTATGAATCTACATCGTAATGAGAATAAAACAAAGAGTAATTATATTTACTCgatagaaaaaaggaaaaagatgtATAAAAATAGGTagaatataatttcataaaaaccaCAACCCAGGAATCCTGGTTTTAGCATTTCATTCATACTATAACATTTACCTCAAATATTTACGAGATGAATTTTTAAGTCTCCACACTCATATTACAGATTCATGCATAATAGTATTACGGGTCATAAAAACGAGTTGGTGGTTCAAGTTGCACAGGATACTGTATGGCATGTAACCATTGTATCAGTTGGCAGCTGCTGCTGCTTCTGCAGGGGCAGGATTAAGAGTGATTTCCACATTGTCATGGACTCCTTGCAGCAGTAGCTCACCCTCGTATGTCAGTACTTTACGCTTTTTCGCTGCTCTTAGTGTTCCAACAAGTGCTTCAAATATATTTGCACACTCATCATCGTTAAATAGTGTTCCAAATGTTACCTGAACAATACAAGACATATTTTGTTCATCAATTCAAGAAAAGCTATTCATTAGGGGATAACAGATCAGCAAAAAGAAGTCCACCTGAAGATTAAAGATGAAAACTACAAATTGCACACAGATGCTCATGTACATGCAAATAAATTCATTTACTTGCCATGACTTAAATTGAGatcttagtaaaaaaaaatacactgcACTGTTTGATTGCTAGATTTTTCTACCATAGAGCTTGTAAACATATTAATGCATGTGAACAGAACAAACTATCTCAGCCCCctacaaaaacattattaaagtGATGCAGTGGACTTTACTTGCTGCCTCCTTGAACAATCTGAACATCATAgccaaagtttaatttttatgatgcTATTGGATCACAAAATTTGACAGGTTTTTATTGTTACATCAATATGCTTCATCGCATTGAAAAGGGAAACCAACTTCTGTTTCACTGACCTGatcaattttgtattttgaaGGTTTCCCACATACTATCTCTCCTCTCTAATTTTTCTTTACCTATATCTACTGATATAGGTAATTGATATAGGTAATTCAATAATGTTTATAATGAAATTTCACCAGCATAACAGATGTTGGTGCTTAAGTTTCATTCATCCTAATCTATGCAAAAGTGAAAGGTGGTTGAAATCACAGTTCTCGCAAGGAAAGGAACGATCTTCCTTCTGGGTAACCAAAACTCAATTGACACAAAACAAAGACAAATTGGTTATGCAATTTGCATAACCAATACTCAATTATCTCACCCTCAGTTTTCAATCCAAGACTAGAGAGTTAAGCCTAGATCCTGAGTTGGAtacaaagataaaataagatcCCTATGAACATTATAAAGTTAAGATCCGATTTTGTTAACGACCCAAGATCACACAAATGACATCATGATCTAGATCTATAAGAATGAAGCAAACACCATATATTATTATGCGTGTAGACTCATAGgaacataataaaaatgaagattgaaagatgaagagaaagaaaaagtagtgtttttgttatttataccTTGTAAGAACCATCTGCTTGGACCTTACCAAGCCTCTTGATTTCTTGGCTGAGACGCTGAACctcttcttcaacattcatgATTACAATATCTTCCTCCAACAACTAGAACcaccaaaaaagaagaaaatatacttCCCCAGTTCCCCGGGGTGAAGTTTTCCAACACCACTTTTGTACTTTGGATTTGTAGCTTTGCACCTTTCAAAGGATGaataagtaataaataatgCACGGACATTATTATCATCCGATTACAAACATTCTTTTAAggtaaatttattgatttttatattagagT
This region of Glycine max cultivar Williams 82 chromosome 7, Glycine_max_v4.0, whole genome shotgun sequence genomic DNA includes:
- the LOC100796258 gene encoding costars family protein, with amino-acid sequence MNVEEEVQRLSQEIKRLGKVQADGSYKVTFGTLFNDDECANIFEALVGTLRAAKKRKVLTYEGELLLQGVHDNVEITLNPAPAEAAAAAN